The Actinomycetota bacterium genome has a segment encoding these proteins:
- a CDS encoding GNAT family N-acetyltransferase, giving the protein SRMLRELDAADEARMAEVADATAAWARAEAGAGRFAGWVAEADGEPVGALTAGVVQMPPGYRVVDGRHAYLFGMFVVPEWRRRGVASALVRLAVEWAEREGIGLVTLQASHEGAMLYRTMGFEPGPQMRLYTRHAFSEDDTGCA; this is encoded by the coding sequence CAGCCGGATGCTGCGCGAGCTCGATGCCGCCGACGAGGCGCGCATGGCCGAGGTCGCCGACGCCACGGCGGCGTGGGCCCGCGCGGAGGCCGGCGCGGGGCGCTTCGCCGGGTGGGTAGCCGAGGCGGACGGGGAGCCGGTGGGCGCGCTGACCGCAGGCGTGGTGCAGATGCCGCCCGGCTACCGGGTCGTCGACGGGCGGCATGCATACCTGTTCGGCATGTTCGTCGTCCCCGAGTGGCGTCGCCGCGGTGTCGCCAGCGCGCTCGTGCGCCTCGCGGTCGAGTGGGCGGAGCGCGAGGGCATCGGCCTGGTCACGCTTCAGGCGAGCCACGAAGGCGCGATGCTCTACCGCACGATGGGCTTCGAGCCCGGTCCGCAGATGCGCCTGTACACGCGGCACGCGTTCAGCGAGGACGACACCGGCTGCGCGTAG